A stretch of DNA from Natrinema halophilum:
GGAGTTCGCGCAGTTCCCGAACGAACAACTCACGATCGTTCTCGATCATGTCGGAGTCGTCAGCGTGAACGCGCAAAGCGGTTCGCCCGTCACTCGAAACGTCGTGAGGAATCGGGCCGGTATCTCTGCCGTGCGTTCGTACTCCGGACTCGCCCGCACGTTTCCCCACTGGCGTTCGTCTCCGAGGCCGATCCACGTACGACCCGTCCGCGACGACCATCTCAGGAACCACCTTTTTCCGCTCGGGTCGCCGTCGGCGACCGCTCGCGCAAAAATCTGGGCCAAAAAACCGATCGCTCACGGGTCATCACTCGAGGTGCGCGTCGGTAATCCGTACGTGGCCGCGCATTCCGTCCCACTCGGTTTCGTACTCGAGAGCGATCCGCCGGGCCATGTGGGGCCCATCGACGACGAACGTCTCGAACTCCCCTCCCTCACCGAGGATGTGAACGCCGTACTCCTCGTGTAGCGCCTCGAGGTCGGCTATCGCTTCACGGTCGAGCGTTCGACCTAGCCACGATTCGTCCAGTCCGTGTGCCGCAACCTGGATGATCGTAATCTCGAAGCCTGCTTCGAGCATTGCGTCGGCGAGTTCCCGCGGCTCCTGTTGCCAAAGCGGGGCGTAGAGGTCGCAGCCGAGACGGTCGCACATCCCCCGAATGCGGCTGGTCTGGTACTCGCTCTCGACGGCGCCGGCAGTCACGCCCGCGAGTCCGCCGTCGAGTTCGCGACCGAGTTCCTCGAGAGCCGCTTCGAGCGGCTCGAGTTCGTCGTCTCCCCGGGCACTCGAGTCGACTCCCCCGTCGGCTCCGAAGGCATCGGGTTCGACGTCGACGAGTTCGATCCCGAGGCTTTCGGCCGCCAGCGCGGCGAGTTCCGTCGCGGGGACGTGATACATGTACGAGTCGCCTTCGGGATGGACTGTGACGAGTCGTTCGACTGGCAACCCGCGCTCGAGGGCGCGATACAGCGCCCACGAGGAGTCCTTGCCGCCGGAAAAAAGGCTCACCCACGCGCCGTCTCCATCGCTCATGGTCAGTCGTGGGTTCAGACGGGTAAATGGCTACCGAGTTCGGGAACGGATTATCGATCGTGGTCCCGTTCCCTGGACGGGTCCGGATTCGCGTTCGAATCGGCTCCGCCGTCGGTGAGTTCGGGATCTGATCCATCCGCTAGCAGCCCGGCCTGACGATTAGCAGTCCCGTCGGCCGGTGTACCACGTTCGACGCTGCTGTCTGGTCCGTCACCGCCGGCGTTGCGATCCGCGTCTGAGCCGCCGTCCCGACGCTCGTTACCACTGGACCCGGAAACGATCGATGCGATCTGCGCGCCGACGAGGCTCACTACGATCGCGGTGACGACGAACAGTGCCAGCCGTTCGCCGGCCCCCATCACGAACCGTTCGTTCGAGAGAACGCCGAGTTCGGCCGCTGGGACGACGAACGGATCGATCACGTTCTGTTGTTCCAGAAAATACGCGGAGAATCCGCGGACGACCAGACTGACGGCGAGGACGATAAACGGCAGGTTCAGAAACGAACTGCGAATCGGCGCCTCGCCGATCGCCTCGTCGAGTAGTCGGCCGGCGCTTGCAGTCAACGCGGCCATCGCGAGCCAGGGGATGCTGTCGAAGGCGAACTGCGTTGCCGGGATCACCACGCCGGGCGTCTCACCGAGATTCGAGACGCCGAGCGCACCGACGAACAGGCCGACGAACGTCAGTCCGGCCGCAACCACGTACGTGACGACCGACACCTGGCCGGAGTAAAGCGACTCTCGCGTCTGGTGTGCGAGCCGGGTCAACAGTTCGTCGACGTTGAATCCCTTGTAAAGCAAGAAGAGACCGATGACGGTCGTGATTGCGGCCGCACCCGTCGCAGGGCCGACGGAGGTCGCGAGCAGCGGGAAGACGAGCAGTGTTAATCCGATCGGGACCAGCACCGTCTGACGGAGTTCCTCGTCCGCGAGGAACTGTTTGAGCAGGTAGTACGTCGACTCGATGTCGCGGGCCTGGCGAACGACGACTCGATCCACGGAATCCACCCGCACGCGACTCTCCACGATCGGGATGAGCCGTTCGTCCTCCGCGCTGTCGGTCACGACGACCGCCGATTTCGGGTCGTACTCGGCGATCAGGTCGTCGAGTTGCGCGGCGACGGATCTGTCTGCCGATACCATCGATTCGTGGTTCCCCGAAACGACCGCGACGACGACCTCTTCGTTCTCGTCGCGCAAATTCTGGGCGACGCGTAGCGACTCGAGCAACGTGTTGACACCCGAGTCCTCCGGATCAGCGAGGCCGACGTCGGTTACGAGCGCGCGAACTGCCTCCCAGCCGACGACGGGCGAGCGAAGGCCGGTCTTACGGCCGACGTCGTCGGTCCGGTCGAGGCAGACGACCAACGTAGTCACGGTAGCTGTTGCATTCTGTGCAACGATAAAACCACTTACTCGTTCGACGACATTCGTGGCAGTATCGGCCGCGCCAATCGAACCGTCCGATCCAGCAACGTCGACCGTATCGAGCGAATTGTTCCGTCGATAGAATCGCCTGCGATGGCGACCACCTCCTCGACGCGAGCCCCTGCCGAATCAGCTCCACAGTCGGAAGCTGCGCCCGTCAGCGATGCCCGCGATTCCCGCGCCGAAGGCGTACGCGATCTGCTTTGCACCTGCACCGACGCGGGCCATCAGCGGTCGCGAGGGCTCGAACTCCTCGACCGTGACCTCGTCGACCTCGAGTCGGTCGGCCAGTTCGTCCTCGAGTTCCCGACGGGTACCCAGGTGATCGACGAGGTCGAGGTCGAATGCTCGTTCCCCCAGATAGATCCGCGCCTCGGTGTCTCGGATGAACTCCGGCTCGAGATCGCGGCCGTCGCTGACCCGCTCGACGAACGTGTCGTAGTAGTCGTCGATAAGCCCCTGAAGGTACGCGCGTTCGTTTTCGTCCATCTCTTTGAGCGCAGTCCCGGCGTCCTTGTACTCGCCCGCCGCAAACCGTTCGTAGGAGAGTCCGACCTTTTCGGCGAAGTCGCTTGCGTTGATCCGGGAGCCGATAACGCCGATCGATCCGACGATGCTTCCCTCGCGGGCCCAGAGCTCGTCGCAGCCGCTTGCAATCCAGTAGCCGCCGCTCGCACAGACGTCAGTCGCGTAGGCGATCGTCGGGCCATCGAACCGTTTTGCCGCGAGCCGAATGTCGTCACTTGGAACGACCTCGCCGCCGGGCGTGTTCAGCTTCAGCAAAAGCGCCCTGACGTTGTCATCGTCGTGCGCACGGTCGATCTGGTCGACGATATCGTCGGCAGGCGTCGCCCCCGGGCTCGACGGAAACCGACCGCCACCGCCGTCCCGGGTGATCGGCCCTTCGACGGCGACCTCGGCGACGTCGTAGCCCGGAAATACCGACCTGGCAGCGTTGGCCGCGAGACGCGCGCCGACGAGGGCAACCGCCAGCGCGAGAACCACGCCGAGTAGATCCGTTAGCGACGTCGGAAAGACGACGAACAGCGCGACGCCGATGAGCGCAAACGCGAGCCCGCCACCCACGACGATCACCAGCCGACCGATATCCTCGCTACTGATCATTGGGTCCACCTCGAGTCATACCGAATTGCTCGGAGCGGGTTCCGTTAAGCATTGGCGATAGCGGGCGATTCGGCCGGGAGAAACCGACGTGAGTTCGGTCGGGGTCAACGCGACTCGGACCGAGGGCCACCGTCCGTCTGCGCCGAGCGCGTCGAGTCACCGTCAACCGTCGGACTCGTTTCGGTCGATTCCGTGCGCCCGTCGTCCGGGCGTCCGGTTTCGGCCATCGCCTCTGGCGCAGCCTCAGCCGGCTGATCTGCGTCAGATCGCGAATGCAGCCACGCCCGTACCAGGTTCACACCGTCCTGAAAGAACGGTACCGGATCGTCAGCGACTGCGTAATCGAATCGAGGATGCTGGAAGATCGACGACGTGACCTCGCGTGCGGCCTCTTTCAACGATGGCCGGTCGACGAGCGGATACTCCTTGGTCGCCACGCTGTGGAGGTAGCTGAGCTCGCCTCGGAGGAGGTGGCCGCCCATGCCGACTTCGTACGTCGGCCCCGTTTCGATCCGCTCGTCCATCGCCATCTGCCAGTAATAGTACGGAAAATCGGCGCCGGCTCGGACGGAAAACGGCAACGAAGACCAGAAGCGAGGGTTGATCTCCATTAGCTTGAACTCGCCGTCCGCGGGATCACGGAGGAACTCGACCATCGCGAGACCGTGCCACTCGAGCTCGCCGAGCAGCGCACGACCGGCAGTTTCGAGTTCCGGAATGTGGACCGACTCCCGGTAGGCGCTCGGACCGCCGCAATACTCCCATCCTCGGCGCTGGCAGTGCTGGAAGGTCGCAACGGGGTCGCCGCGGTCGTAGAGCGCGAAGAAGCCGAACTCTCGTGAGTCGGGGATCCGTTCTTGAACGAGCGGAACGTGGCCACGTTTCTCGATTTCCGCCGCCTGGTTCGGCCGGGACCCCGGCCGCTGGTACTCGGTGGAGCCGATCTCAGCGCGGTCGAACGTCGGGCCGAGATACTCGGGGGCGGCCACGGTGTAGCGGGGCTTGACGATCGTTTCGCGGTTCCAGTCGTCCCATTCGTCGAGTCGCTCGGTCTCTGGGGCCGCGACGCCGGCTGCATCGGCGGCATCGAAGAGGTCGATACGATCTTGGACGCGCCGGAGCGTGTCGAAATCCGGCCAGGGGGTCGCGATTTCGTCGGCGAACGCGTCTTTCCGCTCCGCGAGGACGTAGATGTCCTCTTCTCGAACGGGAATGATCGTCTGGACGTCCGACCGTTCGGCGAGTGAGAGCAGGGCGTCGCCGTACTCGGGAAGATCAGTCACCGGGTCCGGCAGGCCCACGAACTCGTCGCGGTACCCCGACGTCGCCGCCGGTGTCGTCCGCGTCTCGGAGCCGACGATCGTTCGGACGCCGCGCGGTCGAAGCGAGCGGAGACAGGCGACGGAACTCGGCGCGCCGATCCCGGGAACGACCACGCTCGTGCCGTTCCTGTGTCGTTGCATGACCGATGGCAGTGGGTCTGGTTCCATTGTTATAGATCGTATACTCCGACGCGCTAGATTCCAATTCGACGTATCCCCGAACGGACAGTGTTAGGCATCGAATACCCGTTGTTCGAGGGCAGTATCCCGAAAGGCCCGACACGCTTCGATCATGCCGTCAGTCAGGTCGAACACGTGAGCAAACGCAATGTCAAAGTTCCGTCCATCGACCGTTCCGACGTAGGCCCCCTCTACGACCACGGTGTCGCCCGCGTCGGTAAACCGCTCTGGAAGGGCCTGGAGGTGGTCGGCTTGCTTACTCGGTGTCAGTACTACGTTTTCGAGGACGTCATCGATCCCCGCATACGTTCGATCGGAGCGGTTGCCCGTCGTAACGTCTGTCCACCTCACGTCATCCCTCAGTACAGCAGCAAACTCATCGACGTCACTGTGGTTCGTGACGACGTGATTGAATTCGGTATAGAACTCCGTAAGCCGTTCTCGAGCAGTCGCGCTCTCGATCGACCGATGTTCGTTTGATGTCATTACCCTGCTAGATGGTCTCGAACATGCGCGCGAACAAAATAGCTATACTCGGTTTACAGTCTATGAGAATGGAACGATGACTGTCATAGCGAGGTGACTGGGCGTCACGATGATCGTTTCCGACGACCATTCAGGACGTTCATTACACGTCGGTGGCTTGCGGCGATTCATCGGGGTAGTTCCCTCTCGCAACGCTGCAAGGACGAGGATACACGACGGTACGGACCCGCTTACAAATCCCGAAAACCGGGAGAAAAGACGCGGTAGACGGTATCGATCTAGAGTAGCCCTGTCTTCTGGAGCTTCATCAGGTCCTCGGTGTCGAGGGTTTCGCCTTCTTTGAACTTCTGATAGATCTCTTCGGCTTCTTCTTTGGCTTCCTCCTTTTTCTTGTCGCGCTCGGATTTGCGCTCTTCTTCTTCTTTCTTGTCCAGTTCGCGCAGGCGTTTCTGGACCCGGACGAAGTCCTCGTGGTGGCGGTCGGCGGCTTCCTGGGCCTCGACGAACTTCTCGTGCATCTCGTCGGCCTCGTCACGGATGTCGTCGGCCTCTCGATAGGCCTCGATCATCTGGTTGTGGTGTTCCTGGGCTTTGTCCGCCAGCTCCGTCACCTTCTGGTGGTGCTGGGACGCATCCGATCGCACTTCTTCGGCTTCCTCGACGAGTTCCTCGAGATCCTCGTTCTGATCGAGCTTCTGTTTGCGCTCTTCGTATTCCTCGCGTTTCGACTCGATTTTCTCGATGAGTTCCTTCTCTTCCTCGCTCGAGAGAACCTCGGTCTGCTGTTTGAACTCGAGTTGTTCGATCTCATCCTCGAGTTCCTCCAGGTCCTTTCCCTCGTCGAGTTCCATGTCCGACTTGAGTTGCTCGACCTTGTCGAACAGCTCGTTGGCTTCGGCGTTGAGCTCGTTGCGCTGTTCTTTGTGCTCCTGGACCTGTTCGTTGAGCTCGTCGCGTTTCTCGCGGTGTTCCTGGGCCTCGTCGACCTTCTCGCGAGTCTTCGCGTTGAGGTCGTCGCGCTTGGATGCGCGCTCAGAAGCCATTTGGTTCAGGTCGTTTCGCCGGTCTCGCAGTTGACCGGCCATTTTGATGAGCTGTCCTTTCGATTTGTTCTCGAGGTCGTCCTCTGTCAGTTCGATGTTTTTCGATTCGTCTACCATGTTATTCAAACCTCTGTGCCATACCCGCACCGGAGAAACGGTTGGACGGCACGAAGCGACTCGCCGTACCAACGGCGAGTCGCGCTCGTTGACGGCCGTCCGGCTGTTCGTAGCGTGCACTCACGATCTGCGAAACCTCGGTGAATAAGATTTCCTGTCATCGATCGTCGAGCGATACGCGCCCCGGTGGCGTTCTGGTAGCCGCAACTACTGGCGCTTGTAATTTAAATGTACCGGTCCAGAAACCCCTGAAACCGGTTCTCAGGGCCCTCATCGTGCCATGTTGGACGTTGACAGGGGGGATGGGGGGTCTTATACTGGTTAGCAGACGAAACACCCACGGTGCATTATACGAGGGAGGGTCCGGATGCTCGTTTTTCGAACCGGTACCTTCGTCTCGAGGGAGAACGCGGGCGGACGACTCGACGTCTCTCGCAGCGGAATCGGTGGCGTAAGCACGCCGAACCGTCGTCTGTTCGTTCCGACTCGGCCGACACCGGGTGGTCATCCGCGGTTACCGCCGTGGGTGCAGGTCACAACTCGTAGCTGTTCCGAATCTTGCGTCCATCGACGGCCACCTCGAGGTCGACTTGCTCTGCATCTTTCGGGATCCGAACCGTTCCGACGGCGGCGGTCTCGAGCGGCCCGACGCTGACGCGTTCGGTTTCCGTACTGTCGCCGGCCCGCCAACCGACGATCGGTTCGAGCGCGTCGTGCGTGTCGTTACAGAGGGTGATCCCAACAGTACCCGGACTCGCCGGGCCGTCGAGAACGGCCTGTACGGGCTCGAACGACCGTGCGAGCGCCTCGGCGGCTCGTTTCGGCTCGCCGTCGACTGTGTAAACCCCCATGCCGCCCCCGGGAGCGCTATCGCGTAGCGTCGACGCCGTGAGGATGCCACAGCTCCGTCGCCGGAGCGCTTCCGCGATCGTCTTCAGCGTTCGCGCCTGATCGAGTTGCGACGTTTCGGCGTCGTCGGCCCGCCGCTCGAGTAGCGCCGGGTCGATCCCCGGAATCGCTGCCGGGTCGGCGTCGTCAGTCGCGACAGAGCCGGCCCCAAATCCGCCGACGACCTCGTGGAGAGCGGGGTACGTTTCGAGCAACCAGTCGACATCGTCGGCCTCGAGGTACTGCCAGCCGAGGGCGAGGTGGGACGCGTCTGCACCGGTTCCGGGCGCGCCGACCGTCGGGACGACGGGGCGGTCGTCGGGGATCGACTCGGCGATTTCGGTGGCGGGACCGTGGTCGACCGACGTTCGCCACACCCGATAGCGAAGCGCGAGTTTCGCGAGCAGGCCGCTTCCGAGCGGCTCCGCGAACGGGTCCATCGGCCGATCGTAAACGCCGTACATCGCGAGACTGGGATGCCGGCCGTACTCCTCGACGAGCGCCGTCGCCAGTTCCGTTCCTCGTTCGATCGGGAGGTTAAAATCGGAACCGGAACCAGTTCCGGTGGCAGGCAGATCTTGCCAGACCAGAATCCCCGCGTCGTCGCAGGCGCCGTAGAACTCCCGTGGTGGGACGTGAGCCCGAGCACGGAGCATCGTCGCGTTCGCGTCGACCGCTCGGTCGACGTCTTCGCGCGGATCGCCGCCGGGGAGTCGCGTGAATCCGCGAGCGCGAACGCGGCGGCCGTTGACCAGGAGACCGTCGGCATCGCGCTCGACGGTCCGGAGGCCGACGGTTCGCTCGACGGCCTCCTCGCCGAGTTTCGCCCGCACAGTATACCGCCGCTGGGGCCCGTAACCGCGGGGCCACCACAGCGACGG
This window harbors:
- a CDS encoding diphthine--ammonia ligase — protein: MSDGDGAWVSLFSGGKDSSWALYRALERGLPVERLVTVHPEGDSYMYHVPATELAALAAESLGIELVDVEPDAFGADGGVDSSARGDDELEPLEAALEELGRELDGGLAGVTAGAVESEYQTSRIRGMCDRLGCDLYAPLWQQEPRELADAMLEAGFEITIIQVAAHGLDESWLGRTLDREAIADLEALHEEYGVHILGEGGEFETFVVDGPHMARRIALEYETEWDGMRGHVRITDAHLE
- a CDS encoding DUF373 family protein encodes the protein MTTLVVCLDRTDDVGRKTGLRSPVVGWEAVRALVTDVGLADPEDSGVNTLLESLRVAQNLRDENEEVVVAVVSGNHESMVSADRSVAAQLDDLIAEYDPKSAVVVTDSAEDERLIPIVESRVRVDSVDRVVVRQARDIESTYYLLKQFLADEELRQTVLVPIGLTLLVFPLLATSVGPATGAAAITTVIGLFLLYKGFNVDELLTRLAHQTRESLYSGQVSVVTYVVAAGLTFVGLFVGALGVSNLGETPGVVIPATQFAFDSIPWLAMAALTASAGRLLDEAIGEAPIRSSFLNLPFIVLAVSLVVRGFSAYFLEQQNVIDPFVVPAAELGVLSNERFVMGAGERLALFVVTAIVVSLVGAQIASIVSGSSGNERRDGGSDADRNAGGDGPDSSVERGTPADGTANRQAGLLADGSDPELTDGGADSNANPDPSRERDHDR
- the sppA gene encoding signal peptide peptidase SppA — encoded protein: MISSEDIGRLVIVVGGGLAFALIGVALFVVFPTSLTDLLGVVLALAVALVGARLAANAARSVFPGYDVAEVAVEGPITRDGGGGRFPSSPGATPADDIVDQIDRAHDDDNVRALLLKLNTPGGEVVPSDDIRLAAKRFDGPTIAYATDVCASGGYWIASGCDELWAREGSIVGSIGVIGSRINASDFAEKVGLSYERFAAGEYKDAGTALKEMDENERAYLQGLIDDYYDTFVERVSDGRDLEPEFIRDTEARIYLGERAFDLDLVDHLGTRRELEDELADRLEVDEVTVEEFEPSRPLMARVGAGAKQIAYAFGAGIAGIADGRSFRLWS
- a CDS encoding carboxylate--amine ligase, giving the protein MQRHRNGTSVVVPGIGAPSSVACLRSLRPRGVRTIVGSETRTTPAATSGYRDEFVGLPDPVTDLPEYGDALLSLAERSDVQTIIPVREEDIYVLAERKDAFADEIATPWPDFDTLRRVQDRIDLFDAADAAGVAAPETERLDEWDDWNRETIVKPRYTVAAPEYLGPTFDRAEIGSTEYQRPGSRPNQAAEIEKRGHVPLVQERIPDSREFGFFALYDRGDPVATFQHCQRRGWEYCGGPSAYRESVHIPELETAGRALLGELEWHGLAMVEFLRDPADGEFKLMEINPRFWSSLPFSVRAGADFPYYYWQMAMDERIETGPTYEVGMGGHLLRGELSYLHSVATKEYPLVDRPSLKEAAREVTSSIFQHPRFDYAVADDPVPFFQDGVNLVRAWLHSRSDADQPAEAAPEAMAETGRPDDGRTESTETSPTVDGDSTRSAQTDGGPRSESR
- a CDS encoding nuclear transport factor 2 family protein; its protein translation is MTSNEHRSIESATARERLTEFYTEFNHVVTNHSDVDEFAAVLRDDVRWTDVTTGNRSDRTYAGIDDVLENVVLTPSKQADHLQALPERFTDAGDTVVVEGAYVGTVDGRNFDIAFAHVFDLTDGMIEACRAFRDTALEQRVFDA
- a CDS encoding coiled-coil protein, yielding MVDESKNIELTEDDLENKSKGQLIKMAGQLRDRRNDLNQMASERASKRDDLNAKTREKVDEAQEHREKRDELNEQVQEHKEQRNELNAEANELFDKVEQLKSDMELDEGKDLEELEDEIEQLEFKQQTEVLSSEEEKELIEKIESKREEYEERKQKLDQNEDLEELVEEAEEVRSDASQHHQKVTELADKAQEHHNQMIEAYREADDIRDEADEMHEKFVEAQEAADRHHEDFVRVQKRLRELDKKEEEERKSERDKKKEEAKEEAEEIYQKFKEGETLDTEDLMKLQKTGLL
- a CDS encoding glycoside hydrolase family 2, which gives rise to MTEEWVGGMVTDHGDGGPPTVEEWRPVSVPGRPAGFDDEGPIAYRTRFEDPRRDAEERALLECRGAYDRATFWINGARLGTNEPHFLPARLEFEPEPENELIVVCERPDSFAGIYETDEVPAHFGTPGIWWGVEIESRPAAFFRRVRARPRLGTNSDSKQSAGTAGATSTNASPDDAGAAIDVTLEIDAGEGVDDAVSLSLRPEGFRGGATMERIPVRVDAGQRTTVSKTLTIDEPSLWWPRGYGPQRRYTVRAKLGEEAVERTVGLRTVERDADGLLVNGRRVRARGFTRLPGGDPREDVDRAVDANATMLRARAHVPPREFYGACDDAGILVWQDLPATGTGSGSDFNLPIERGTELATALVEEYGRHPSLAMYGVYDRPMDPFAEPLGSGLLAKLALRYRVWRTSVDHGPATEIAESIPDDRPVVPTVGAPGTGADASHLALGWQYLEADDVDWLLETYPALHEVVGGFGAGSVATDDADPAAIPGIDPALLERRADDAETSQLDQARTLKTIAEALRRRSCGILTASTLRDSAPGGGMGVYTVDGEPKRAAEALARSFEPVQAVLDGPASPGTVGITLCNDTHDALEPIVGWRAGDSTETERVSVGPLETAAVGTVRIPKDAEQVDLEVAVDGRKIRNSYEL